The following is a genomic window from Spirosoma foliorum.
GTTTACTATCTTTTTGTCCCTGATCAATCGGTCGCTGAAAGCCGCCAGCGATTTGGTAAACCCTTCATATTTGGTATTTGGAGCTAATTGTACATAGGTGTACGTGTTATTATTATTCCAGTTGTCTTCCCATTCGCCAAAGTCCGACAGCATGGTCGGGTAGGAGAGCAGCATATCGAATTTTAGATGGGTATTCGCCGGGCTATTGGGTACAACGCCGACTATGTCTACCAGAATGCTCCCGTTTGACTTGGGAATTTTCAGGGTTTTACCCACTACATCGAGCTTCTTGAAGTAGGTCAACGCTGTTTTTTCTGTCAGCACAGCCTGACGAGGCTTCGTAAAAAGACCGTTCCGATTTCCCTGAAGCAGCGGGTAATTAAATAGCGAGAAAAAGGAAGGATCGACGGCGTAGATTTTATCCAGCAAGAAATAATTAGTGCCAATCTGAATGGTTGGATTAGGTTTGACAACATCATAGACGCGTGTATAGTCGATTACCTCACTCATTTCCTGCTTGGCTTTTGGGCCAATTGGAGGATAATTTTCGGCATCCTGTGCGTCTACTGTACCACCGTTCATATAATCGATGGTGAGTCGCACCAGTTGATTAGCCCGTGGGTTCGACTGTTCGTAACTCAGTTCGAAGCGCACATACTGAATAATGAGCAGTGCCACTGCCAACCCACTGGCCAGTCCCACCACATTAATGAGGCTGAACGTGGTATCTTTCCTGATAATTCGCAGGGCTATTTTGAGGTAGTTTGCTAGCATATGGTTTGAGGAAATTTGTAGAGACCGGTCCGCCGGTGCGGCAATCCCTTGCGTCTCCTGTGCGTCAGCATTTTTAGTCTCAGCTAAAGCCATCCGGGGTATGAGCCGCAAAGGGTTGCGGCTCTACTCAGATCGCAAACTCTTCACCGGATTCATCAGTGCGGCTTTGATGCTCTGGAAACTCACCGTTAGTAGCGCAATACCTACCGATAGCACGGCCGCCACGGCGAACATCCACCACGAAATGTCAATTTTATAGGCGAAGTCTTCCAGCCACCGACTCATAGCATACCAGGCTACCGGTACAGCAATGACGATGGCAATCGCTACCAGCTTCAAAAAGTCTTTCGAGAGTAAAGCCACAATGCTGGCGACCGAAGCACCAAGTACTTTTCGTACGCCGATTTCTTTGGTTCGCTGTTCAGCTGTGAATGTAGCTAGTCCGAACAAGCCCAGGCAGGCGACGAAAATGGTTAGCCCGGCAAAGATGCCGAGAATTCTGCCAATTTTCTGTTCTGCCCGATACGTAGCCATAAAGCGTTCGTCCAGAAACGAATAGGCAAAAGGGGCGTCGGGCATGAGCTGGCTCCATTGCTGTTTCAAACTGGTCAAAAGTCCCGAAATGTCTTTCGTTTTTACCTTCACAATCACCGTTCCCGAATTACGACCCAGCACCATGACTAAAGGCGCAATTTGTTCATGCATCGACTTAAAGTGGAAATCTTTTACGACGCCAATCACGTGATAGGTGAATTTTTTTCCTTCGTTGGTAGCGTTGGTAATGGTGTGGCCTAAGGCCTTATCGCTCCAGCCAAACGTTTTAGCGGCTGTCTCATTCAGAATTACACCCAACGAATCGGTACCGTATTGCTGGGAGAAATTCCGGCCAGTTGCCAGTTTCATGCCCAGTGTTGGGATGTAGTTGTAATCGACATCGTATCGGAGGGTTTTTACTAGTTGCGTTGAATTGGTTTCGGGATAAACCGTGAAGTTGTTGTTATTACTTGGGCCAGCAGGCAGGTAACCGGATGTACTAACGTTCACGACGCGAGGGTCCTGCATGATCTGATTTCGGAAGACATCTTCCTTTTTGCCTAGTAACCAGGTCTCGGGTAATACCAGCACCTGATCTTTGTCGTAGCCTAATTTCTTGTTCTGAATGTAGCTGAGTTGGCGATAGACTACCGTAGCGCCGACCATCAGTGAGATCGAAATGAAGAATTGAAAAACGACCAAACCGCTGCGTAACCCGATACTGTTTCGGCTCGATGTGAACTTACCTTTCAACACCGCAATCGGCTTGAACGACGACAGGAAAAAGGCTGGATAGCTTCCGGCCAGAACACCTACCAGCAAGCCGAGTATCAGCAAACCTGGCAATAACCAGGCATTCGTTGTGAAGTTTAACGTTAATTCCTTGCCTGCCAGTTGGTTGAAAAGCGGCAATGCCATATAAACCAAGCCAATGGCAAGGAGCAACGCAATCGCCGTCAACAGGAGCGATTCAACCAGAAATTGATTGGCGAGTGCCATTTTAACCGAACCCAGCACTTTCCGAATCCCCACCTCTTTGGCCCGTTTAGAGGCCCCTGCTGTGGACAGGTTCATGAAATTAATGCAGGCAATCAGCAGCATAAACAGAGCTACAGCGCCAAAAATATAAACATAGCGAATGTCGCTCCCCGCTTCCAGATTCATCGTCATCTTCGAACGAAGGTGGATGTCGGTCAGCGGTTCCAGAAACAGACCAATGTCATTGCCTTTTTGACGGAATTGGGCCAAGGTCATGCCCATCGCCTGTTGTAACGGAGGGGCCATATATTTCTCCACCACCTGTGGCATTTTGGCTTCCAGCTGCCGGTAATCGTACCCCTTTGGCAAGACTAAGTAGGTATGGAATTCGGACGTCATCCAAGAATTCGAATTGGCATCCGGGTGACTGGCCATCGAGACAAACAGGTCGAAATGGAAGTGTGCGTTGGTGGGCACCTTGTCCATGACACCGGTAATTTGATAGGTTGTGTTCCAGTCTTTGAGGGATACTACTTTGCCAATGGGGTTCTCGTTCCCGAAATACTTCTGAGCCATTGCCTGGGTAATAATTGCCGTATTGGGGCGAATCAGGGCAGTTTTGGCGTCGCCCTGAAGAAGAGGGAGTGTGAATACCTGGAAAAAATTAGAATCTACGTAGGCAATGGCGTTATCCTTGAAGGTTTTGTCGCCAACTGTAATGAGTGGCGCTCCACCTATACGTAATCGGGTGGATTCCAGTACTTCTGGATAATCGGCTTTGAGGGTTTTGGCAACGGGTGGCATTACGTGCGCTTCGTTCATCTGGCCACCCTGCATCGAGCCTTTGAAAATGACGCGTACAATTTGATCGGCCTTTTCGTTGAAACGGTCGTAGCTGAGTTCATCAAGTATAAACAGGCTGATGAGCATACAGGTGGCTAATCCAAGTGCTAGTCCTGTAATGTTGATGGCTGAGAACGCCTTATTGCGAACCAGATTCCGCCAGGCGATTTTGATATAGTTTTGCAGCATGGGTACTCGATGTTTTACAAGCTAAGCTAAGAGCCTGTAAATACAGTACCAAATGACGTACCATGATTTCAAGTGACTGAATACTAATGATTTATGATTTTTGGGTGACGAAATTGTGTCCGCAAACGGACGTCGGTCGGACAGTGCCGGACAATCCGAACCGGGATTTTTATGATTTTACTGACCAACTATGATTTCGTCATATTCCTCGGCAAAGCCGAATAACAAAATCACAGTCGGTCAGTAAAATCACAAAAATCCTGGTTCAGATTACTCCGACCGTAAACTTTCTGTCGGATTATCAAGGGCGGCCCGATAAGTACGTATGCCGATGGTTAGACCGCCCAGCAAAAGTAAACTGCCAAAGCAAAGGGCGAAGGTTTCGAATCCGAGGGGGACGTGGTAAGCGAAGTTGCTCAGGAACGCATAGCCTGCCAGATAGCCAATCGGCAGGGCAATCGCAGCCGCAATGAGTAGCAATCGCACAAAATCTCGTGATAACAACCAGACTATCTGACTCACCTGAGCACCCATTACTTTGCGTACGCCTACTTCCTTCACACGGGTTTGGGTGTTGTAGGTGACCATACCCAACAGGCCCAAACAGGCAATGGAAAAGGATAAAAAGAGGAGTAACGTCATGAAATCTCTGTCTTCTGGATGCGTATGGCGCTGCTCTAGAAAATCCGAATACCATTGTCCCGCAAACGGTTCATACGGACTAAGCCGCTTCCAGATACGTTTGGTGTCGGCCAGAACGGCGTCTTCGGCACCAGCCGCTACACTAACGGTCAGGTAGCGAAATTGGCCTGGGTTGTTCTGAATAATTAGTGGTTTGATTGACCAGGCAAACGACGTATAGCGGAAATCCTTCAATACACCGGCAATCTGGACCTCAGCACTATCATTGAGCCACAACGATTGACCAACTGCTTCCTGAGAATTGCCCAGCCGGAAGGTTTTAACCGCTTCTTCGTTGATCAGCACCAGGCGCGAACCACCCGATGCTACCGAATCGGCCGTGGCTGGGGGGAGGTTCTGACCGGCCAGCAATGTCAAATCCATTGTAGCGATAAATTGAGGATCGGTTGCCCAAACAAAAGCCATTGACGAATCCAACGCATTGCGCTTCTGCTTTACGAAATGACCATAGCCAAACGAA
Proteins encoded in this region:
- a CDS encoding ABC transporter permease, whose amino-acid sequence is MLQNYIKIAWRNLVRNKAFSAINITGLALGLATCMLISLFILDELSYDRFNEKADQIVRVIFKGSMQGGQMNEAHVMPPVAKTLKADYPEVLESTRLRIGGAPLITVGDKTFKDNAIAYVDSNFFQVFTLPLLQGDAKTALIRPNTAIITQAMAQKYFGNENPIGKVVSLKDWNTTYQITGVMDKVPTNAHFHFDLFVSMASHPDANSNSWMTSEFHTYLVLPKGYDYRQLEAKMPQVVEKYMAPPLQQAMGMTLAQFRQKGNDIGLFLEPLTDIHLRSKMTMNLEAGSDIRYVYIFGAVALFMLLIACINFMNLSTAGASKRAKEVGIRKVLGSVKMALANQFLVESLLLTAIALLLAIGLVYMALPLFNQLAGKELTLNFTTNAWLLPGLLILGLLVGVLAGSYPAFFLSSFKPIAVLKGKFTSSRNSIGLRSGLVVFQFFISISLMVGATVVYRQLSYIQNKKLGYDKDQVLVLPETWLLGKKEDVFRNQIMQDPRVVNVSTSGYLPAGPSNNNNFTVYPETNSTQLVKTLRYDVDYNYIPTLGMKLATGRNFSQQYGTDSLGVILNETAAKTFGWSDKALGHTITNATNEGKKFTYHVIGVVKDFHFKSMHEQIAPLVMVLGRNSGTVIVKVKTKDISGLLTSLKQQWSQLMPDAPFAYSFLDERFMATYRAEQKIGRILGIFAGLTIFVACLGLFGLATFTAEQRTKEIGVRKVLGASVASIVALLSKDFLKLVAIAIVIAVPVAWYAMSRWLEDFAYKIDISWWMFAVAAVLSVGIALLTVSFQSIKAALMNPVKSLRSE